AAAGCGCTCTTGCCTGCTGGGGGATATCTGAAGCTGGATAATGTAAACCGAGCCAGCTCTCCATGTCTGTATTTTTTTCTTCGGCAACAACTTCACCATGTCCGTCTGTATGGAACTTGTAGATCATGACCCGGTCGTAACCGATGATGTTCTTGATCTGCGTAGCGGAGTTTTCAAGCACTTTCTGAAGCGCCTTATCGGCAAGCATTTCAGAAAGACCGCTACCAACATGGCTTTCCATATCGAAAGACAGGTCAGAATATTGTGGTTCGAAGTCCAATAGGTAATAGCTAGACGACTTTGAAAGAATCATATTCCAGGAGTTACCGCTAATTTTTACGATATAAGGGTTAAGGGGCTGAAACTGCTCTTCCTGATGTGCAAGCTCAATTAAATGCTGCAGAAAGGCACTATCATCTTTTTTGCCCAATACCCTATTCAATATCGTAAATGGCTTTCCTACAAGCTCCCGAGCTGGAATGCCGAAGAGTGTATCGGTATTTTCACTGCAAAAACATACCGTGCCGTCAAGATCAATGACGACCAACACGCCATGCCCCTGAATTCTTCCGGGGACGTGAATGGGTTCTAAACTACAAAGGTTAAATGCTTCAGGTTCCATGGTATCTGATCTTCACAAGATGCTATTCGTGAGCAAATATAAACATCATACCATATAATATTCAGTGCTTATTAGATTTCTGAAAAATTTTGTGCTTGATTAACAAAGTTTAGCTTGGCCGGCATTTTATATCATGCACTGCTGATATGAGCTTTGATTAATGTTCTTTCTGATACTTTGGTTTTGTTTTTTCTCGGATGCTTTTCCATATCCGTGCTTCTATAGGCTCAATCAGTATTTTCAGGGTTGGGTCCAGCTTATATATTGCAAGAGACTCGTACCATGCTGTAATGATCGTTTCCTCTTCTTGTGTACAATGACCATTGACAAACTTTTCTAACAGAACCAACAGCTGACCTTTTTCCATAACACTACAAATTTCCCAACAAATCGACAGACTGGTGTTATATGAATTACGGATTTTCTTACCAATATTACTGAATAAACCAGCCACCCTGTATTCAAATCCCCAAACAAAGGTGATGTGCAAATGCGAATAGTTAATGACTATCATTAACAATCCATCGGTTAACGGTGTTTTTTTCGGTTTCCAGAACCACTTTGTAAAAATCTGAAGGGTAGTCTTTCACCGGGATCACGGCATGCTTATCCCGTAATGGGAAGGCGCCTATGTGTTGGTAGTGGTCTGAACCGCCCGTTTTCTTGTTGTTCGTTGTGCTTATCCAAATATTTACTTCTCCGTTATCATCCAGTGCCGTCCAGCTGATGTCTAACTGCTCTTGGAAATAATATGCCTGGGGATGAGCTATGGCTATGTCATCCATCAAAGTAACACCATCAAGTTCCCATAAGCTCTCTTTTGGGATCTCGATGTTTAGAAAGTTGGCGATGGTGGGGTAGAGGTCCACTACCGATGGCTTACCATAGCGGCTATATGGATTTTCCAATACTTTGTTGCAGACCAGCCAGGCAGATCGCTGCCGAAAAGTTTGTCCGCCATGACCTTTGCCGGTCTTTTCGTCCCGGCCATGGTCTGTAGTGATCATAATCATCCAGTCCTCCCCGGTATCCGCCGCCCGTTTTTTGATGGCTTGCCAGATTAAGCCGACCTGTGCATCCATTTTTTCCACAGCGGCGCTATAAGCAGGGCTATCACCATGCATATGGCCCATATCATCGGTAAATTCTAAGTATACCCAAGAAAGGTCAGGCCCTTCTTCCTGAATGGTTTTTGCCGCATTTTCGCTAACAGCTTGGTCGATAACCGACATAAATTGGCGTTCTTTGTCGTGCGGATAACGCAGCGTATCCAACTCTAGTCCGTCAAAAGCATAGTCCATCTGAATATTACCGGTCGCTGGAAGCCCTTCGCCGATAAGTTTTGTTCGATTATCCTGCCAGCTCGAGAAGATACCAATGGTTTTCTCGGGATAGGCATCTTTCAGCACACGGAAGATAGAGGGATAATGATAATTCGGAGCCTCAATGTTATTGTCCGGAACATTGTGTTTGTTGTACCAAACACCGGTTAATATGTTATTGTAACCAACGGCCGATATGGTAGGCGATTCGTTATAAGCACCTGCCTCTCCACCTTGATAGACGCGGAGATAACTGCCCTGAGTACTGATTTCCCTGAGGTTGGGCGTTTGCGCCTGTTCAATAACGTCGGCTGAAATGCCATCGGCAATGATATAAACTACTTTACGCTGCTCTTGTGCATATAATATCGCTGTACTGAACAGCATTAAAGGCAATAATAAACTTTTCTTAATGTGCATTTGATTGTCAATTGATTTTTTAAATGGGTGGAGTAAAGTGCCATGAATCTAAAATAAGGTAAATTGTTATCTTTAACGAGACATAATAATGAAGAATTGAAGAAATGAGTAATTTGCTTCCGGTTTATGATATCAAAAACCTACATCTCTCAAAAGAAGGTTTTTTGGTAAGTGAATTTGAACCTTATCTTAAAAGGCACCAGAAGTTGCTTCAACCCCATGGCCATTCATTTTATCATATAGGTTTCTTTACACAGGCATCGGGCGGTCATGTTATAGATTTTAAGAAATTTGACGTGTTGCCCAACCAGATTTATTTTTTAACACCCGGCCAATTTCATCAATGGGATTTCAAAGGGAAGGTTGAAGGCTATGTCCTTAATTTTAATCAGGATTTTTTCCAATCCTTTTTGCATCAAGCGGATTATCTGGAATCTTTCCCGTTTTTTGAAGGCGATGCCAAAAACTCCGTAATCAATCTACCTGTTGCTGTTAGCAATAGTTTAGCAGCATTATTCCTCGAAATGCTTGATCTGAATGATCATTTAGAGCGAAAAGATACGGATCATTTTAGAGTGGTTGCCCTCAAGCTGTTCTTTACCGTTGGCAGATTTGTTGCAAAGAAATCAGGAGTTAAATCTGCCACTGTACATAACAGCCTTATAAGAGACTTTAAACGTTTAATAGAAAAGGATTTCAAGTCTACACGCCTTCCAAAAGATTATGCGTCAGCCCTTAATATCACTTCAAATTACCTAAACGCCGTATGCAACAAGGTGCTCGGGCAATCTGCAGGAGAGCTTATCCGTAACCGCGTGATATTGGAGAGCAAGCGGCTATTAGTGAATAATACGCTTACAATAAGTCAGATCGCCTATGAATTAAACTTCACAGACAACGCTTACTTTTCTAAATTTTTCAGGAAGTATGCAGGTATAAATCCTGAAGATTTTAGAAAATCGTATTACTAAATTGCTGGTCTCCCAATCGTTTCAATAAACGTTATTCTATGTAGTGTAACGGATTTCATTTGGTGTATGTTAAAACAACACCACCCGTCGAAAGCTGTTGTGTAGAAACAAGAGATAAGTTTTTAGGCGATGCTCTCTGTCCGAACAGCGGTCGCCCACTTCCCAAAATAACCGGAGCTACCCCAATGCGGTATTCGTCAAATAGATCGTCGTTGATAAATGTCCCGGAAAGGTCGGCACTGCCAAACACATAAATATCTCCACCAACTTGGGCTTTTAGTTTGGAAATTTTAGCGGAAGCATTTTCCGTAATTAACGTTGAATTCTTCCAATCTATCGATTTCAATGTTTTCGAGAAAACAAGCTTGGGAATATTATTCATCAACTCGGCTATTTCTCCCTCTGCTTTTGTCCAGTAAGCGGCCATCCCTTCATAAGTTATTCGTCCAAAAACAAGATAGTCTGCCGAATTTAATTGGTCAATGCTAAGTTTCTCGAGTTCTTTCCCCCAAACAGTATTGTGAAAAGATAAGTCCCAGTTTTTTGTTCCTTCAAAATAACCATCAAGCGTAATGATGTTCCACATTATTAGTTTTCTCATGTTCTATTTTATATTTGGTCAGTCATTTCTAAGATTACTATTTGTTGTTTAACAGGGCTGCCAGCGCTCAAATATGCAAAATAATATCCGTATATAAATGGGTATAATTGCTTCCATCGTTGCTTTTTCTAAATATTATGGAATAGACCAAAAACCACCCACCGAAGTTATGTATATTTACAGGTAACTTTAATTGGCACAGGCATATGAACACGCTATTCAAAAAGCTTAACTTTAAAGGGCAAAAGTCCATTTTATCCATCAACTACCCTGCGGGCTTCCAGGCACAGCTGAATGATATGGCTTCGGAGACAACCATCCTTACCGATCCAGATTCGGCAGAAAGTATCTCTTTTGTGATTGCATACGTCACCCGACAATCGGAAATCGACAGTATCATTAGCCAGATTGCTCCGAAACTGGAAGCGGATGCGGTACTGTGGTTCTGTTACCCGAAGGGCTCGTCTAAAAGGTACAAATGTGATTTCAATAGGGACACGGGATGGGCAAGCCTCGGACAGCACGACCTCGAACCGGTTCGCCAGGTGGCGATAGACGAGGACTGGAGTGCTCTGCGCTTCAGGAATGTGGACAATATAAAGCGGATCACCCGGCGGGCAAGTATGGCCCTGACAGACAAAGCGAAGCAACGGATAATAAATAGAAAGTAAGTGATAAAGGCAAAAGGTCCGCCGGTCGGATCAATTGTTGACAATATTTTTCCAATACTCTCTGTCCTCATTTTCCAAAAAATCAAGATAGGGTATCAGGGTATCTATTTCATCCCTATGCATGGTGTCAGCACCATCAAGTAGCGCATTTACAAAT
This Olivibacter sp. SDN3 DNA region includes the following protein-coding sequences:
- a CDS encoding helix-turn-helix transcriptional regulator codes for the protein MSNLLPVYDIKNLHLSKEGFLVSEFEPYLKRHQKLLQPHGHSFYHIGFFTQASGGHVIDFKKFDVLPNQIYFLTPGQFHQWDFKGKVEGYVLNFNQDFFQSFLHQADYLESFPFFEGDAKNSVINLPVAVSNSLAALFLEMLDLNDHLERKDTDHFRVVALKLFFTVGRFVAKKSGVKSATVHNSLIRDFKRLIEKDFKSTRLPKDYASALNITSNYLNAVCNKVLGQSAGELIRNRVILESKRLLVNNTLTISQIAYELNFTDNAYFSKFFRKYAGINPEDFRKSYY
- a CDS encoding dihydrofolate reductase family protein; the encoded protein is MRKLIMWNIITLDGYFEGTKNWDLSFHNTVWGKELEKLSIDQLNSADYLVFGRITYEGMAAYWTKAEGEIAELMNNIPKLVFSKTLKSIDWKNSTLITENASAKISKLKAQVGGDIYVFGSADLSGTFINDDLFDEYRIGVAPVILGSGRPLFGQRASPKNLSLVSTQQLSTGGVVLTYTK
- a CDS encoding alkaline phosphatase family protein, encoding MHIKKSLLLPLMLFSTAILYAQEQRKVVYIIADGISADVIEQAQTPNLREISTQGSYLRVYQGGEAGAYNESPTISAVGYNNILTGVWYNKHNVPDNNIEAPNYHYPSIFRVLKDAYPEKTIGIFSSWQDNRTKLIGEGLPATGNIQMDYAFDGLELDTLRYPHDKERQFMSVIDQAVSENAAKTIQEEGPDLSWVYLEFTDDMGHMHGDSPAYSAAVEKMDAQVGLIWQAIKKRAADTGEDWMIMITTDHGRDEKTGKGHGGQTFRQRSAWLVCNKVLENPYSRYGKPSVVDLYPTIANFLNIEIPKESLWELDGVTLMDDIAIAHPQAYYFQEQLDISWTALDDNGEVNIWISTTNNKKTGGSDHYQHIGAFPLRDKHAVIPVKDYPSDFYKVVLETEKNTVNRWIVNDSH